In Bacteroidota bacterium, the following proteins share a genomic window:
- the rpiB gene encoding ribose 5-phosphate isomerase B translates to MMNIAIGGDHAGFEYKEVLITWLKEQGNEVKDFGPFSNDSCDYSDFAHPLAQAVANKTYNMGILICGSGNGVCITANKHKDARAALCWEVELARLARMHNDANIIGIPARFVDIEKTKQMIQMFMDKPFEGGRHQNRVNKINI, encoded by the coding sequence ATGATGAATATAGCTATTGGTGGCGACCATGCGGGCTTTGAGTACAAAGAAGTATTAATAACTTGGCTCAAAGAACAAGGTAATGAAGTAAAAGATTTTGGTCCGTTCTCGAACGACTCCTGCGATTATTCTGATTTTGCCCATCCGTTAGCACAAGCCGTGGCTAACAAAACATATAATATGGGTATTCTAATTTGTGGGAGCGGAAATGGTGTGTGCATTACGGCAAACAAACACAAAGACGCAAGAGCAGCCCTATGCTGGGAAGTAGAATTGGCAAGGCTTGCCCGCATGCACAACGATGCAAACATTATAGGTATCCCTGCCCGATTTGTAGACATTGAAAAAACAAAACAAATGATTCAAATGTTTATGGATAAACCATTCGAAGGAGGCAGACATCAGAACAGGGTGAATAAGATTAATATATAA
- a CDS encoding 2Fe-2S iron-sulfur cluster-binding protein codes for MNQYNVTFLFADKTLQPITLVADAGENILDVTMENNIKLQHNCGGVCGCTTCHVYIKSGIENLSEMEENEEDRIDMAENLTLESRLACQCEIRGDVTLLVPDQTGFVGH; via the coding sequence ATGAATCAATATAACGTTACTTTTTTATTTGCCGATAAAACACTTCAACCCATAACACTAGTTGCCGATGCGGGAGAAAACATTTTGGATGTTACCATGGAAAACAATATCAAACTGCAACACAACTGTGGCGGAGTTTGTGGTTGTACCACTTGCCATGTATATATTAAGTCGGGTATTGAAAACCTGAGCGAAATGGAAGAAAACGAAGAAGACAGAATAGATATGGCCGAGAATTTAACCTTGGAAAGCCGCCTTGCCTGCCAATGCGAAATACGTGGCGATGTTACGTTATTGGTTCCTGACCAAACAGGTTTTGTGGGCCATTAA
- a CDS encoding arginase family protein, protein MVSRRPIHIIQLISDLGANPAKQGAAFGPTALIDFDKRHQNILSSYPCTKIEVPETFSRPAILYPFARYVDIIGRHQLNAREQISSIIEQGNFPFILSGDHSNAASAIAAIRNQNPDKKIGVIWIDAHADLHTPYTTPSGNMHGMPVAISLGIDNNIYNKNKPCDIEVAWWEKLKTQNGLAINSVNSRDIAFVGIRDLEEEEWDYIHAEKIKYYSPADINGESIEQLYQSIMEYFNDYDLLYVSFDIDSMDNALVPGTGTPVVNGLTKEQAGELLNSLWNTPKVCGVEIAEINPKIEKETTLKNVYGVLEKMFSLK, encoded by the coding sequence ATGGTAAGCCGAAGACCGATTCATATTATACAACTTATTAGCGATTTGGGTGCAAATCCCGCTAAACAAGGAGCAGCGTTTGGCCCAACCGCTTTGATAGATTTCGACAAAAGGCATCAAAATATTTTGTCTTCATATCCTTGCACAAAAATTGAAGTCCCTGAAACATTTTCACGCCCCGCTATTTTATATCCCTTTGCTAGGTATGTTGATATTATAGGCAGACACCAGTTAAATGCCAGAGAACAAATCTCAAGCATTATTGAACAAGGAAATTTTCCCTTCATTTTAAGTGGAGACCATAGCAATGCAGCATCGGCCATCGCCGCTATTAGAAATCAAAACCCAGATAAAAAAATTGGGGTAATATGGATAGATGCCCATGCCGACTTGCATACCCCGTACACCACGCCAAGCGGTAATATGCACGGTATGCCTGTAGCTATAAGCCTTGGAATAGACAATAATATATATAATAAAAACAAACCCTGCGATATAGAAGTGGCTTGGTGGGAAAAACTTAAAACACAGAACGGTTTAGCTATAAATTCCGTAAATTCAAGAGATATTGCATTTGTAGGAATCAGAGATTTGGAAGAAGAAGAATGGGACTATATACATGCTGAAAAAATAAAATATTATAGTCCTGCTGATATTAATGGAGAAAGCATCGAACAATTATACCAAAGCATTATGGAATATTTTAATGACTATGATTTATTATATGTTTCGTTCGATATAGACAGCATGGATAATGCCCTTGTGCCTGGCACAGGAACACCTGTGGTAAATGGTTTGACCAAAGAACAAGCGGGAGAATTATTAAATAGTTTGTGGAATACTCCTAAGGTTTGTGGTGTAGAAATAGCAGAAATAAATCCAAAAATAGAAAAGGAAACTACTTTGAAAAACGTATATGGAGTATTGGAAAAAATGTTTTCGCTGAAGTAG
- a CDS encoding phage holin family protein — protein MKNFFIRLLVTAVAVIFAVYMLDPHVKLKGGFVEAFLLACVLGFLNAVLKPLLVLLTLPITVLTLGIFYFFLNAFIIYIATYIDDNFKVESLWWAFLFSVIVSIITAIIETVLRRDKILTVDQSEKEEV, from the coding sequence ATGAAGAACTTTTTTATCAGGCTATTGGTAACGGCAGTAGCGGTAATATTTGCTGTATACATGCTCGACCCGCATGTAAAACTTAAGGGAGGTTTTGTAGAAGCTTTTTTACTGGCGTGTGTACTTGGGTTTTTAAACGCAGTATTGAAACCGCTGTTGGTGCTACTTACACTGCCTATCACCGTTCTCACATTGGGAATTTTTTATTTTTTTCTCAATGCCTTTATTATATATATTGCAACCTATATAGATGATAACTTTAAAGTTGAAAGTTTGTGGTGGGCGTTCTTGTTTAGTGTAATAGTTTCAATAATTACTGCTATTATAGAAACCGTATTGCGGAGGGATAAAATTCTTACAGTGGATCAGTCGGAAAAAGAGGAAGTTTAA